From the genome of Gemmatimonadota bacterium, one region includes:
- the feoB gene encoding ferrous iron transport protein B: MAMDIADRERPYVGRGMVAVVGNPNTGKTTLFNALTGLSQRVGNFPGVTVERKVGQLTLPSAGAIDLLDLPGTYSLSAKSPDELIAVEALMGLLESESTIQAVLVVLDASNLRRSLYIVSQLLEIDLPLVVALNMLDVAKARGIVIDAPVLSEHLGVPVIPIQANKRVGLDELKGALSQVIEKGKVPSRRPILPQSWWADAEQLARKYEGVSIGLVLRVLIDNQNAFASHVVERFGDDFAADLHALRAQVNTDDALENREIELRYRWIDEVLDDVLRDPEPLRVTRSDRLDRILTHPLWGSLTFAVIMAFVFQSIFSWAVPLMDGIDALFGTVGGWATGYLPEGALQSMVVDGVIAGVGGVVIFLPQICILFLFIAILEDCGYMARAALLMDRLLTPCGLSGKSFIPLLSSFACAIPGVMATRTINDPKDRIATMLVAPLMSCSARLPVYAIFIGAFIPDRDVWGGIGLQGLTLFALYCVGILVAIPVAWILKKTLLRGQPTPFLLELPSYKIPDVGTVGMRIYQSGRHFLERAGTLILAATIVMWALAYFPRSETIAAHYEAERERLVGAPEEVLNDLRAKEAGEMLKQSFLGRMGHAIESVVEPLGWDWRIGMAALASFPAREVIVAVLGTIYSLGEVDEESTSLRDALRSATWSDGRKVFNIPVALSIMVFFALCAQCVSTLAVIQRETGAWRWPVLTFVYMTVLAYIGAFVTYRLGMALGWG, from the coding sequence ATGGCAATGGATATAGCGGATCGAGAGCGACCTTATGTGGGGCGTGGCATGGTCGCTGTGGTTGGCAATCCCAATACGGGTAAGACAACGCTTTTTAATGCTCTGACAGGGCTTTCGCAGCGCGTGGGGAATTTTCCCGGCGTTACAGTTGAGCGCAAGGTCGGACAATTGACATTGCCCAGCGCAGGTGCGATTGACCTGCTGGATTTGCCCGGTACATATAGTCTTTCAGCCAAGTCTCCGGATGAACTTATTGCCGTTGAAGCACTGATGGGGTTGTTGGAGAGTGAGAGCACCATTCAAGCTGTGCTCGTGGTTCTCGACGCCAGCAATTTGAGACGCAGTTTATACATCGTATCTCAACTTCTCGAAATTGATTTGCCCCTGGTTGTGGCCCTCAATATGTTAGATGTGGCCAAGGCCAGGGGTATTGTTATTGATGCACCAGTTCTGAGCGAGCATTTGGGCGTTCCAGTTATTCCCATACAGGCCAATAAGCGCGTGGGACTCGATGAGTTGAAAGGAGCTCTTTCCCAGGTCATTGAAAAGGGCAAAGTTCCATCGCGCCGTCCGATATTGCCGCAATCCTGGTGGGCGGACGCCGAGCAGTTGGCGCGAAAATACGAAGGTGTATCTATCGGCCTGGTGCTGCGTGTGTTGATTGACAATCAAAACGCGTTTGCATCCCATGTTGTGGAACGCTTTGGCGATGACTTTGCCGCTGATCTTCACGCGTTGCGAGCACAGGTCAATACGGATGATGCACTGGAGAATCGAGAGATCGAATTGCGCTATAGATGGATCGATGAGGTTCTCGATGATGTGCTGCGCGATCCCGAACCACTTCGCGTGACCCGTTCTGATCGACTGGATCGGATTTTGACCCATCCGCTGTGGGGTAGCCTGACGTTTGCAGTGATTATGGCCTTTGTGTTTCAGTCGATTTTTTCGTGGGCAGTGCCCCTAATGGATGGCATTGACGCGCTGTTTGGGACAGTTGGAGGATGGGCTACTGGCTATCTACCCGAGGGTGCGCTGCAAAGTATGGTGGTGGATGGGGTTATTGCCGGGGTGGGCGGCGTGGTCATTTTTTTGCCCCAGATTTGTATCCTGTTTCTCTTTATTGCCATACTGGAAGATTGCGGTTACATGGCCCGCGCTGCGCTGTTGATGGATCGCCTGTTAACGCCGTGTGGCTTGTCGGGAAAGTCTTTTATTCCACTTTTGTCGAGTTTTGCCTGTGCGATCCCGGGGGTGATGGCTACGCGAACGATCAATGATCCCAAAGATCGCATTGCCACGATGCTGGTTGCGCCATTGATGAGTTGCTCTGCGCGTTTGCCGGTGTACGCGATTTTTATTGGGGCTTTTATTCCCGATCGAGATGTCTGGGGGGGGATTGGGTTGCAAGGGCTTACGCTTTTCGCGCTGTATTGCGTTGGTATTCTTGTGGCTATTCCCGTTGCATGGATTTTAAAAAAGACGTTGTTGAGAGGGCAGCCCACGCCTTTCTTACTCGAGTTACCGTCCTACAAAATACCAGATGTGGGTACTGTTGGGATGCGTATTTATCAAAGCGGGCGGCATTTTCTCGAAAGAGCTGGCACATTGATTCTCGCCGCGACGATTGTGATGTGGGCTCTGGCGTATTTTCCTCGGTCCGAAACGATTGCCGCGCATTACGAGGCTGAGCGCGAGCGGCTGGTTGGGGCACCAGAAGAGGTTTTGAATGATTTGCGCGCGAAAGAGGCTGGCGAGATGCTCAAGCAGAGTTTTCTGGGGCGGATGGGACATGCTATTGAATCGGTCGTAGAGCCATTGGGATGGGATTGGCGGATTGGGATGGCGGCGCTGGCATCTTTTCCCGCACGAGAGGTGATTGTCGCCGTTCTGGGCACCATTTACAGTCTGGGAGAGGTGGATGAGGAATCGACGTCGCTCAGGGACGCGCTTCGGTCTGCGACCTGGTCTGATGGGCGAAAGGTGTTTAATATCCCGGTCGCGCTGTCTATTATGGTGTTTTTTGCACTGTGCGCACAGTGCGTTTCTACACTTGCGGTTATTCAACGCGAAACGGGCGCCTGGCGGTGGCCCGTGCTGACTTTTGTTTATATGACCGTGCTCGCCTATATCGGCGCATTTGTGACTTATCGCCTTGGTATGGCGCTTGGATGGGGGTAA
- a CDS encoding FeoA family protein: MAYATDAATPLSIWGRGDEGTIEGISGTNQLTARLREVGAMPGVPVRVLRVGRTVVIQVGSSRFCLRKTDAACIKGMKAA, from the coding sequence ATGGCTTATGCAACGGATGCTGCAACCCCACTTTCAATATGGGGCCGGGGTGATGAAGGTACTATTGAAGGGATTTCAGGTACCAATCAACTGACGGCCCGACTGCGCGAGGTGGGGGCTATGCCAGGTGTCCCCGTGCGCGTGTTGCGCGTGGGGCGCACTGTGGTCATTCAAGTGGGTAGCAGCAGATTTTGCTTGCGGAAAACCGATGCTGCCTGCATCAAAGGAATGAAAGCGGCCTGA
- a CDS encoding metal-dependent transcriptional regulator: MMASDVWKEYESNEISHSVAHHLTAIHELMGDLGYARVSDVARALEITRGSASLTLKALKARGLVVEDHNKFLKLSEDGRRIVDSILAKRAVVRKFLNEVLKLDEHQAEVDACKVEHLLSAQTGGQLLHFVQFLLSDDPTARQFLAEFWSRLDQNEDWQWPVQDVDQLFNLESR, from the coding sequence ATGATGGCATCAGATGTATGGAAAGAATACGAGAGCAACGAGATTTCTCACAGTGTTGCCCATCATCTAACTGCCATTCACGAGTTGATGGGCGACCTGGGCTATGCACGGGTTTCGGATGTGGCGCGTGCGCTGGAGATTACCCGGGGTAGTGCATCGCTGACGCTCAAAGCCCTCAAGGCGCGCGGGCTGGTCGTGGAAGATCACAATAAGTTTTTGAAATTGTCCGAAGATGGCCGCCGCATTGTCGATTCTATTTTAGCCAAACGCGCCGTTGTTCGCAAATTTCTCAACGAGGTGCTCAAGCTCGACGAGCATCAAGCCGAAGTGGATGCGTGCAAGGTCGAGCATCTTTTGAGCGCGCAAACTGGTGGGCAATTGCTGCATTTTGTGCAGTTTTTGCTCTCTGATGATCCCACTGCGCGACAATTTCTCGCCGAGTTCTGGTCCAGGCTGGATCAGAATGAGGATTGGCAGTGGCCCGTTCAGGATGTTGATCAATTATTCAATTTGGAGTCTCGATAA
- a CDS encoding UxaA family hydrolase encodes MKYKFSEIGRLPLPGDNVGIATRKLDRGTQIIHSEHTFALQHTVLEGHRFALQPIAPGAPLLSWGLPFGIATRHISPGDYACNPEILDALKLRDLDFDLPDVPNFEDRIVPHQINADTFEAGEQVKRYDQCGTFQGYRRPGDRGVGTRNNIIILGTSSRTASYAKQLETRLKSRVRDYHNIDDIIAVAHTEGGGTEIPNNKDLLLRTLAGFIVHPNVGAVLAIDYGHEAITNQHLRDFLAQNNYPIDHVLHHFLTLEDSFENALKQGENIIAKWLPQVQAMVRTPEPLSHIKIALQCGGSDAFSGISGNPLASWVAREIIRHGGSANLAETDELIGAESYVLQSVSSYDVAQCFLDKVEAYKTLAAWHGTTAEGNPSGGNKFRGLYNIVLKSIGAAMKRHPDVRLDSVIDYAAPMTDPGYYFMDSPGNDLESIAGQVASGCNMIFFITGNGSITNFPFVPTIKIVTTSERYHLLSKDMDVNAGAYLDGTSMDDLGSDMFDLTCKIASGERSKGEKAAHAQVSIWRTWRQTSTDHLPDLKNRPEPQGVPLAIQTLDADKHNFEAIRTQDGFTTDRLGLILPTSLCSGQIALMAAKRLTEKGLGLDKGISRFVALAHTEGCGVSGEATERLYTRTMLGYLIHPLVHTCLLLEHGCEKTHNDYIRHALDDRGISPDAFGWASVQLDGGIEAVLDKVEAYFLDQFTQASPPEITPTSLSALRIGLHASGSISDIAAQSLAILSQTLIGTGATLIVPDNASFLTHPIYLSEVLGNTPPAPSLAHGQNPTQSGYHIMDSQTDHWVETLTGLGGTGVHLIVAYSGNHPLQGHPLTPMLQTTAEESVANSYGDDFDLIFNTDPKHNADALLHQIIAIASRQYTPKTPLTGNTDFQFTRGLLGVSM; translated from the coding sequence ATGAAATATAAATTTTCTGAAATCGGTCGTCTCCCTCTTCCGGGAGATAATGTCGGGATTGCGACTCGAAAACTGGACAGAGGCACGCAGATCATCCATTCAGAACACACCTTCGCGCTTCAGCACACCGTCCTCGAAGGCCATCGCTTTGCCCTCCAACCCATCGCGCCTGGCGCCCCCCTCCTCTCGTGGGGCTTGCCCTTTGGTATTGCAACGCGCCATATCTCTCCCGGCGATTACGCCTGCAACCCGGAAATCCTCGACGCCCTCAAACTCCGAGATCTCGACTTTGATCTTCCAGACGTGCCCAACTTTGAAGATCGCATTGTTCCGCACCAGATCAATGCCGACACTTTTGAAGCAGGCGAGCAAGTCAAACGCTATGATCAGTGCGGTACATTTCAGGGTTACAGAAGACCCGGCGACAGGGGTGTAGGTACGCGGAATAATATTATTATTCTGGGAACATCCTCTCGCACAGCGAGTTATGCCAAACAACTCGAAACGAGATTAAAAAGCCGCGTACGAGATTATCACAATATCGATGACATTATCGCAGTAGCTCACACCGAAGGCGGCGGCACTGAAATACCCAACAACAAAGACCTCTTATTGCGCACACTCGCAGGATTTATAGTACATCCAAACGTCGGTGCAGTACTCGCAATAGACTACGGTCACGAAGCCATCACCAACCAGCACCTTCGGGATTTTCTCGCGCAAAACAACTATCCCATCGACCATGTTTTACACCACTTTCTCACGCTTGAGGACAGCTTTGAAAACGCGCTAAAACAGGGTGAAAACATCATTGCCAAATGGTTGCCACAAGTCCAGGCAATGGTCCGCACGCCCGAACCTCTATCGCACATCAAAATAGCGCTTCAATGCGGCGGATCAGACGCATTCTCTGGCATCTCTGGCAATCCATTGGCCTCGTGGGTGGCAAGAGAAATCATCCGCCACGGCGGCTCTGCCAACCTCGCAGAAACCGATGAACTCATCGGCGCGGAGTCCTACGTCCTCCAAAGTGTATCATCTTACGATGTCGCCCAATGTTTTCTCGACAAAGTAGAAGCCTATAAAACCCTCGCCGCCTGGCACGGCACAACAGCAGAAGGCAATCCTTCTGGGGGCAACAAATTTCGCGGCCTCTACAATATCGTACTCAAATCAATTGGCGCGGCCATGAAACGCCACCCGGATGTCCGCCTCGATTCGGTCATTGATTACGCGGCACCAATGACCGATCCAGGGTACTATTTCATGGACAGCCCGGGCAATGATCTCGAAAGCATCGCAGGACAGGTGGCTTCCGGGTGTAATATGATCTTCTTTATCACGGGCAATGGCTCAATCACAAACTTCCCCTTTGTGCCCACCATCAAAATTGTGACCACATCCGAACGCTATCATCTACTCAGTAAAGACATGGATGTCAACGCGGGTGCGTATCTGGACGGCACCTCCATGGACGACCTCGGCAGCGATATGTTTGACCTGACCTGCAAAATCGCCTCGGGAGAACGCAGCAAAGGCGAAAAAGCCGCACACGCGCAAGTCTCGATATGGCGCACATGGCGACAGACTTCAACAGATCACCTGCCCGACCTCAAGAACCGACCCGAACCCCAGGGCGTGCCGCTCGCTATTCAGACATTGGACGCCGACAAACACAATTTCGAAGCCATTCGCACCCAGGATGGATTTACAACCGATCGCCTGGGCCTTATTCTCCCCACCAGCCTGTGTTCCGGACAAATCGCGCTGATGGCGGCAAAACGTCTCACAGAAAAGGGTCTGGGCCTCGACAAGGGCATCTCGCGCTTCGTCGCCCTCGCGCACACCGAAGGATGCGGCGTATCGGGAGAGGCTACCGAACGCCTCTACACTCGCACTATGCTCGGCTACCTCATCCACCCTCTCGTACACACATGCCTGTTATTGGAACACGGCTGTGAAAAGACCCACAACGACTATATTCGACACGCGCTGGACGACAGGGGGATCAGCCCCGATGCGTTTGGATGGGCCAGTGTGCAACTCGACGGCGGTATCGAGGCTGTTCTCGACAAGGTCGAAGCCTATTTTCTCGACCAGTTCACGCAGGCTTCTCCTCCTGAAATCACTCCTACCAGCCTGTCCGCACTCCGCATCGGCCTTCACGCTTCTGGTTCTATTTCCGATATTGCCGCGCAATCGCTCGCTATCCTATCTCAAACTCTGATCGGCACAGGTGCCACGCTCATTGTACCCGACAATGCGAGTTTTCTTACCCATCCCATCTATTTATCCGAAGTCTTGGGCAACACGCCACCTGCACCCTCCCTTGCACATGGGCAAAATCCCACCCAATCTGGCTATCACATCATGGACAGCCAGACCGACCACTGGGTCGAAACCCTCACGGGATTGGGCGGCACAGGCGTCCACCTCATCGTCGCCTACTCAGGGAATCACCCCTTGCAGGGCCACCCCCTGACCCCTATGCTTCAAACAACTGCCGAAGAAAGCGTCGCTAATTCCTACGGCGATGACTTTGACCTCATCTTCAACACCGACCCCAAACACAATGCCGACGCCCTATTACACCAGATCATCGCCATCGCCTCTCGTCAATACACACCCAAAACACCGCTAACGGGCAATACAGACTTCCAATTCACCCGAGGGCTACTGGGCGTTTCGATGTAG
- a CDS encoding Gfo/Idh/MocA family oxidoreductase, with protein MAAELGFGVVGLGMGTNHCRSVTRANGAKLVAVCDLDEDRLGPTAEEYGCKAYTSYEEMLQDDEVQVVNICVESGKHAELGIQAADAGKHMIVEKPADITPERVDQLIGAVKDAGVKVGCIFQARLEPLNRRIKDAVDSGKLGKLIGVHGHLPWYRADSYYQGAHGSWKGTWDLDGGGSLMNQGVHTVDLIQWLAGGVESVMGMFGVFGHDIEAEDQTVALFKFKNGAIGTVYTTTCCYPGLPQLVTIYGENGSIMKDASKLISWKIQGENEASEEAEMLGFYGDQEDKQKNISADPLAVSSDGHTLIIEDLVGAINEDREPMIGLESARHAVEIITAVFESGRTGREVKVG; from the coding sequence ATGGCAGCAGAGCTGGGTTTTGGCGTTGTTGGACTGGGTATGGGGACGAACCACTGTCGGTCTGTCACACGGGCCAATGGCGCAAAGTTGGTGGCTGTGTGCGATTTAGATGAGGATCGTTTGGGACCGACGGCTGAAGAATACGGATGCAAAGCTTATACGAGTTATGAAGAAATGCTTCAGGATGATGAGGTTCAGGTCGTCAATATTTGCGTTGAGTCTGGCAAGCACGCCGAGTTGGGTATTCAGGCCGCAGATGCGGGCAAGCACATGATCGTTGAGAAGCCCGCGGATATTACGCCTGAGCGCGTTGATCAATTAATTGGTGCGGTGAAGGATGCTGGCGTAAAGGTCGGGTGTATTTTTCAAGCGCGTCTGGAACCTCTAAACAGGCGGATTAAAGATGCGGTTGATAGCGGCAAGCTGGGCAAGTTGATCGGCGTTCACGGCCATTTGCCCTGGTATCGCGCGGATAGCTATTATCAGGGCGCACACGGATCGTGGAAGGGTACGTGGGATCTCGATGGGGGAGGGTCGCTGATGAATCAGGGCGTGCATACCGTCGATTTGATTCAGTGGCTTGCGGGCGGCGTCGAGTCTGTGATGGGTATGTTCGGCGTTTTTGGACACGATATCGAGGCAGAAGATCAGACTGTGGCGTTGTTCAAATTTAAGAATGGCGCGATTGGCACGGTTTATACGACGACCTGCTGCTATCCAGGGCTTCCGCAACTGGTGACTATTTACGGCGAGAATGGGTCGATTATGAAAGATGCTTCAAAGTTGATTTCCTGGAAAATTCAGGGTGAGAATGAGGCATCGGAAGAAGCAGAGATGCTGGGTTTTTACGGCGATCAGGAAGACAAACAGAAGAATATTTCAGCAGATCCGCTGGCCGTCAGTTCCGATGGACACACGTTGATTATCGAAGATCTCGTTGGGGCGATCAATGAAGACCGCGAGCCTATGATTGGTCTGGAAAGCGCGCGTCATGCCGTGGAAATTATTACTGCGGTGTTTGAATCTGGACGCACGGGGCGGGAAGTTAAGGTGGGGTAG
- a CDS encoding SOS response-associated peptidase — translation MCGRFVYAAQSDENQLAFPQVVFPNEIPLRYNIAPGQDITAIANTAEPRADTFKWGLIPSWAKDHKIGNRLINARGETLAEKPSFRTAFKRRRCLIPATGFYEWQRNSDGRTKTPMYIALKPGAPFAFAGLWESWHSPEGQRIQSCTIITTEPNALMAPIHNRMPVILPADAYDLWLDPTERTDLQDLLVPYSAQEMIAHPVSTLVNNPRNDTPDCLKPAQPPEQGALF, via the coding sequence ATGTGCGGTCGATTTGTTTATGCTGCCCAAAGCGATGAAAACCAGCTTGCATTTCCACAGGTTGTTTTCCCCAACGAGATACCCTTGCGATACAATATCGCACCGGGTCAGGACATCACGGCGATTGCCAACACAGCCGAGCCTCGGGCGGACACCTTCAAATGGGGGCTTATTCCATCGTGGGCAAAAGATCACAAAATAGGCAATCGACTCATCAATGCGCGGGGAGAAACCCTTGCGGAAAAACCCTCATTTCGCACGGCCTTCAAAAGACGGAGATGTCTGATTCCCGCAACGGGATTTTACGAATGGCAGCGCAACTCCGACGGCAGAACCAAAACCCCCATGTACATCGCGCTCAAACCCGGCGCACCCTTTGCTTTTGCTGGCCTATGGGAATCGTGGCATTCGCCCGAAGGACAACGCATCCAATCCTGTACGATTATCACAACCGAACCCAACGCCCTGATGGCACCGATTCACAACCGCATGCCCGTTATTCTCCCGGCTGATGCGTATGACCTCTGGCTCGACCCAACAGAACGAACAGACCTCCAGGATCTTCTCGTTCCCTATTCCGCACAAGAGATGATCGCACACCCCGTTTCCACTCTTGTCAATAACCCGAGAAATGATACCCCCGACTGTCTAAAACCCGCGCAACCGCCCGAACAGGGCGCATTATTTTGA
- a CDS encoding amidohydrolase family protein, translating into MTIVDTHCHIGLHKYEPIGSLLYHMNTSGVDRAVFIQYAGNSDNQYMLDSMAAHPGKFQAAMIVEPTDDGTAMRQWAEQGIVGIRLPANSRADCADPLAQWRTAAELDLVVSAPSSPQSLLSDEFAEVLREFPNLSIVIEHLAGIGEGQQPPYDTFKKILELAEQPNLSIKLPGFGEICPVPLPFDPIPPLADMAIEAFGLQRVMWGSDYPPVSRREGYDNSLKIPMDYLSDLSEEDREWIFGKTALKIWRF; encoded by the coding sequence ATGACCATTGTCGATACACACTGCCACATCGGACTTCACAAATACGAACCCATAGGATCTCTGCTTTACCATATGAACACATCTGGTGTTGATCGCGCTGTCTTTATCCAGTACGCGGGAAACTCGGATAACCAGTATATGCTCGACAGCATGGCTGCACATCCGGGTAAATTTCAAGCCGCCATGATCGTTGAACCAACAGACGATGGCACAGCCATGCGACAATGGGCAGAACAGGGTATCGTGGGCATTCGCCTTCCGGCAAATAGCCGCGCCGATTGCGCCGATCCCCTCGCGCAGTGGCGCACGGCAGCCGAACTCGACCTCGTCGTCAGTGCGCCGAGCAGTCCCCAGAGCCTTCTGAGCGATGAATTTGCAGAAGTACTCAGAGAATTTCCAAATCTGTCCATTGTGATCGAACACCTCGCGGGCATCGGCGAGGGCCAACAGCCCCCTTATGATACCTTCAAAAAAATCCTCGAACTCGCCGAACAGCCCAATCTATCAATCAAACTTCCCGGATTCGGCGAAATCTGCCCCGTTCCTTTGCCCTTTGATCCCATCCCCCCACTCGCCGACATGGCCATCGAAGCCTTCGGTCTCCAAAGGGTCATGTGGGGAAGCGACTATCCCCCCGTAAGCAGACGTGAAGGCTATGACAACAGCCTCAAAATCCCGATGGATTATCTGTCTGACCTCAGTGAAGAAGACAGAGAATGGATATTCGGAAAAACCGCCCTGAAAATCTGGCGATTTTAA
- a CDS encoding GAF domain-containing protein: MAQDSELSQDLTDRVERLESLLTISRLMNATSNQGRLISGIAHEISTYLEAEQCSIFFHNRLTDELYTHVGAGIEKDTQVRIPSDRGIAGHVFKSGDVRNVLDTSKDPLFTDVLGYDTRTMLAFPLHNRRREVIGVLELLNKKGDPEYFTKDDEDFLHEVAAQIGGLVDMMLRREEMAHRNELLEAQMERLSGFEHLVEDRTVINTVFKYNRKIHYWAGLVGMILLAIMSITSLVMVRSSLDLEKMMLDLHTGELFVGPINAYIYTDIVAYVTLTICLSGFLMYAYPPLNRWMRAKKDRLSRFMIQAGVRQHNQNRRVQEGLRKVLGGRNNPSGKA; the protein is encoded by the coding sequence ATGGCACAAGATAGCGAACTTTCTCAAGATCTCACCGATCGCGTGGAGCGTTTGGAGTCGCTGTTGACAATTAGTCGGTTGATGAATGCGACGTCAAACCAGGGGCGGTTGATCAGTGGTATTGCACATGAAATCTCCACGTATTTGGAGGCGGAACAGTGTTCGATTTTTTTTCACAACCGCCTGACGGATGAGCTATATACGCATGTTGGCGCCGGTATCGAAAAAGACACGCAGGTGCGAATCCCGAGCGATAGAGGGATCGCAGGGCATGTGTTTAAGAGCGGCGATGTGCGAAATGTTTTAGATACCTCCAAAGATCCTTTGTTTACCGATGTGCTTGGGTATGACACGCGTACCATGTTGGCCTTTCCGTTGCACAACAGGCGCAGAGAGGTGATAGGTGTGCTGGAGCTTCTGAACAAGAAAGGCGATCCGGAGTATTTTACAAAGGATGATGAGGATTTTCTGCACGAGGTAGCCGCGCAAATCGGTGGGTTGGTCGATATGATGCTGAGGCGAGAGGAGATGGCTCACCGAAATGAGTTGCTCGAAGCACAAATGGAACGATTGTCGGGATTTGAGCATCTGGTGGAGGACCGCACGGTTATCAATACGGTGTTTAAGTACAATCGCAAGATACACTATTGGGCAGGGTTGGTCGGCATGATTTTGTTGGCTATAATGTCTATTACTTCTCTTGTGATGGTACGGTCTTCTCTCGATCTTGAAAAAATGATGCTGGACTTGCATACAGGAGAACTTTTTGTGGGTCCTATCAACGCTTATATTTATACTGATATTGTTGCCTATGTTACATTGACGATTTGTCTTTCTGGTTTTCTGATGTATGCCTATCCACCGTTGAATCGCTGGATGAGGGCCAAGAAGGACCGACTTTCGCGGTTTATGATTCAAGCGGGCGTCCGTCAGCACAATCAAAATCGCCGGGTTCAAGAGGGGTTGCGAAAAGTACTGGGGGGACGAAATAATCCCTCTGGAAAAGCTTGA